One Anguilla rostrata isolate EN2019 chromosome 15, ASM1855537v3, whole genome shotgun sequence genomic window carries:
- the LOC135240431 gene encoding G-protein coupled receptor 183-like produces MAQGNVSNANATCTNLYDHRDTARVLMPLLYAVVFTVGLLGNGLALHVIRPNRKKMNSTTLYSTHLVVSDILYTLSLPLRIVYYARGFHWDMGEALCRITGLMFYINTYAGVNFMTCLSVDRFITVVLPGRYGRFRKVHNVRYICVAVWLLVLGQTLPLLTMPMTNQEPTHITCMEYPNFEKVDNLPVMLIGAVLLGYGIPVVTILTCYSVLCWKLHFAAKRNQLTEKSGRNKKAIGVICGVILVFVVCFSPYHINILQYMVRKLRYTPDCAELQVFQVSLHATVCLMNLNSCLDPFIYFFACKGYKRKIMKMMKRQVSMSLSSVIRTSPEGSSKDLDAHKIHLTSPRAQHRT; encoded by the coding sequence ATGGCGCAGGGAAACGTCAGCAACGCCAACGCCACGTGCACCAACCTGTACGACCACCGCGACACGGCCCGCGTGCTCATGCCCCTGCTCTACGCCGTGGTCTTCACCGTGGGGCTCCTGGGCAACGGCCTGGCCCTGCACGTCATCCGGCCCAACCGCAAGAAGATGAACTCCACCACGCTCTACTCCACCCACCTGGTGGTGTCGGACATCCTGTACACGCTGTCCCTGCCGCTGCGCATCGTTTACTACGCGCGCGGGTTCCACTGGGACATGGGCGAGGCCCTCTGCCGGATCACCGGCCTCATGTTCTACATCAACACCTACGCCGGCGTGAACTTCATGACCTGCCTCAGCGTGGACCGCTTCATCACCGTGGTGCTGCCGGGCCGCTACGGGCGCTTCCGCAAGGTCCACAACGTGCGCTACATCTGCGTGGCGGTGTGGCTGCTGGTGCTGGGCCAAACCCTGCCCCTCCTCACCATGCCCATGACCAACCAAGAGCCGACCCACATCACCTGCATGGAGTACCCCAACTTCGAGAAGGTGGACAACCTGCCGGTCATGCTGATCGGGGCCGTGCTCCTGGGCTACGGGATACCCGTGGTGACCATCCTCACCTGCTACTCGGTGCTGTGCTGGAAGCTGCACTTCGCGGCCAAGCGGAACCAGCTGACGGAGAAGTCGGGGCGGAACAAGAAGGCGATCGGGGTGATCTGCGGCGTGATCCTGGTGTTCGTGGTGTGCTTCAGCCCCTACCACATCAACATCCTGCAGTACATGGTCAGGAAGCTGCGCTACACGCCTGACTGCGCCGAGCTGCAAGTCTTCCAGGTGTCCCTGCACGCCACCGTCTGCCTGATGAACCTCAACAGCTGCCTAGACCCCTTCATCTACTTCTTCGCCTGCAAGGGCTACAAGAGGAAGATCatgaagatgatgaagaggCAGGTCAGCATGTCCCTGTCCAGCGTGATCCGGACCTCACCCGAGGGCTCCTCCAAGGACCTCGACGCGCACAAAATCCACCTGACCAGCCCCCGGGCCCAACACCGAACATGA